The stretch of DNA GTAGAAACGATATAGTGCCGCTCCGCTCAATGGCGTTCCGTCGTCGACCGCGACTCTTACCCAGTCGTCGGTGATCGCATCCGGGGCCCCTTCGACGTCAGCATGAATGTACAGCCACAGGTTGTCCGGAATCCTCGATTCAGGGAGGAGGCGGGCGGTTACCACGGACGTATATTCTTCCCCGGGTTCGGCCTTGAATTCGTTGGGTTCTATTGTTACGGATAAGTTCTCCGGCATTGGTAGGGGTTTTGTATCGTAGAGGGCGGCTACGTGGTATATATTGTAACTTACGTTTCCGGGGCTCATATTCCGGGAGTAGAAGGTATAGTTGACCGAGGCGGACGGGGCTGGATCTGGGACGAATTTGTAGTCGGCACCTTCATAACTGTAAGTGGATACCAGGAATCTCCTGCCGTTGAACCCGCCGACCGGGGAGTTCATCAGGGCCTCCGTGCAGTTCCTGCATCCGGGCATGAGGGCGGGGTCGATCGTCTCAGGGTCGATTCCTTCAGGCAGGGCATTCCAGCCCGCACAGCCGCAGTGCGGATTCGATCCGGGCGGGGGATCGAATGAGAACCGGCTCTCCGGGATGCCGGTGTTTGTTTCGATGCGTTCGTAACGTATGGTGTGGATCACGGTATCCAGCTGAGAGAAAGTGGTGATATTCCATGCAAGGCCGGATTTTGGATCGATCCATGCCTGTATCTTCGAACTTTTGTATGTGGTGTACTTGTCCGACCACGGTTCGGTTATTACTTCGATCCCATAGAGCATCCGTCCGTCTTCCTTCATTGTTCCGGTGACGGAAAAATCGCAGTCCCTGACGATCTCCCGGACCATCGCCTGGTAATCGTTTT from Methanolacinia petrolearia DSM 11571 encodes:
- a CDS encoding LolA family protein, giving the protein MKNILFVLTIAVLFVFFSSVSGCTDTPAENLTASELGSRFLEKADNIRDYTSEYYSDSDGQVIFDWKYPAEYRLEYVNKTNVAPGSLLCMNLTTAVSYDAGENVYIVQPEISDLPQNDYQAMVREIVRDCDFSVTGTMKEDGRMLYGIEVITEPWSDKYTTYKSSKIQAWIDPKSGLAWNITTFSQLDTVIHTIRYERIETNTGIPESRFSFDPPPGSNPHCGCAGWNALPEGIDPETIDPALMPGCRNCTEALMNSPVGGFNGRRFLVSTYSYEGADYKFVPDPAPSASVNYTFYSRNMSPGNVSYNIYHVAALYDTKPLPMPENLSVTIEPNEFKAEPGEEYTSVVTARLLPESRIPDNLWLYIHADVEGAPDAITDDWVRVAVDDGTPLSGAALYRFYRSTGGYCERLLVVPRGGSGHAQFYIGTGELETGIVTMNLTRMPCEMDHMPRGDDEWPSLPEGIHISVNPDRFLARSFANYYLDMSFSVDPSVEPGDYCFSAQFRTPTSEIGLAPFTLRVTE